One window of the Lynx canadensis isolate LIC74 chromosome D3, mLynCan4.pri.v2, whole genome shotgun sequence genome contains the following:
- the LOC115528341 gene encoding 40S ribosomal protein S15a-like, whose translation MVGMNILTDALKTINNAEKRGKHQVLIRPCSKVIIGFLTVMIKHGYIGEVEIIDDHRARKIVVNLTGRLNKCGVISPRFDVQLKDLEKWQNNLLPSRQFGFIVLTTSAGIMDHEEARRKHTGGKILGFFF comes from the coding sequence ATGGTGGGCATGAATATCCTGACAGATGCTCTCAAGACCATTAACAATGCTGAGAAGAGAGGCAAACACCAGGTTCTTATTAGGCCATGCTCCAAAGTCATCATCGGATTTCTGACTGTGATGATTAAGCATGGTTACATTGGTGAAGTTGAAATCATCGATGATCACAGAGCTCGGAAAATTGTTGTGAACCTCACAGGCAGGTTAAACAAGTGTGGAGTGATCAGCCCCAGGTTTGATGTACAACtcaaagatctagaaaaatggcagaataatCTGCTCCCGTCCCGCCAGTTTGGTTTCATTGTACTGACAACCTCAGCTGGCATCATGGACCATGAAGAAGCAAGGCGAAAACACACAGGAGGGAAAATCCTGGGATTCTTTTTCTAG